The sequence below is a genomic window from Proteus vulgaris.
ATTACATGTTTGTGGTAATAACCCTGCATGTGATGGTTATGAAGTTGAAGAAGGTGAATTCCGCTTAAAAGGTTATGAAGGGCCAGTTATTGAGTGCGATAAATGTGGATCTGAAATGCACCTGAAAATGGGGCGTTTTGGTAAATACATGGGTTGTACAAATGATGATTGTAAAAACACCCGTAAGATCTTAAAAAGCGGTGAAATTGCACCACCGAAGGAAGATCCCGTTCCACTTCCTGAATTGCTATGTGAAAAATCAGACGCTTACTTTGTCTTACGAGACGGTGCTGCGGGTGTCTTCTTGGCTGCAAACACGTTCCCTAAATCAAGAGAAACGCGGGCACCAAAAGTAGAAGAGCTAGTTCGCTTTAAAGACCGTTTAGCAGAGAAAATGCGCTATTTAGCAGAAGCTCCGGTGGCTGATCCTGAAGGAAACCCAACGATTGTGCGTTTTAGTCGTAAAACAAAACAGCAATATGTTTCTTCAGAGAAAGACGGTAAGGCAACAGGTTGGTCTGCGTTTTATGTCGATGGAAAGTGGGTTGAAAAAACCAAATAACATTGGCATTGCGTGATACATAAAAAAGCGACTAATGAGAGTTAGTCGCTTTTTTGTATTAAGAAGGTATGCTAATTAAATACACTGAAACAGTATTAATGGTTAATTTCTATTTGTCTGATATTTTACTTTGCTAATAATAAGACGGAGATACTATGAAACTGATGCCTTTGTTACTATCTGGCTTACTCTTTACTTCTGTGGCAAGTGCTGCAACGTTAGATGTCACGTTAAAAGAAGCTTTACCGACAGGTGATGGCAACGATATTGGTGTTGTCACTATCACTGAAACTGATTATGGGCTGTTATTTACGCCAAAACTCACTGGATTAACTCCGGGTATTCATGGTTTTCATATTCATGCTAATGGTTCTTGTGAGCCTGATATGAAAGATGGCAAACCTGTACCCGCTTTAAAAGCAGGTGGTCATTTAGATCCTGAAAAAGTTGGTGTTCACTTGGGGCCTTATAATAAAGATGGGCATTTAGGTGATTTACCAGGATTAGTTGTCAATGATAAAGGTGTTGCTGATTACGCAGTATTAGCGCCAAAACTCACTAAGCTTGAGCAAGTGAAAGACAAAGCAATTATGGTGCATGTGGGTGGCGACAACTATTCTGATGATCCTGCTGCTCTTGGCGGTGGTGGTGCAAGAATGGCATGTGGTGTGATTAAATAATTTAGTGCCAATATTATGAAATAAAAGCTGACAAATAATGTCGGCTTTTTTTATGCTTGTTTATAGCTTATAACTATTCGATATAACAAAATCTAAATAACGCTATTAATTACGTTAGACCGAAATGAAATAAGTGATATAGTGGTTATATATTACATCTTTATTATTCTTTTTAGTTATATGAATATAAATAGAATAACGGAATAATAAGTCTTTTGTTGAAGGGATAGCCTCTCCATGAAATTACAACAGTTGCGTTATATCGTTGAAGTGGTGAATAACGATTTAAATGTTTCAACCACGGCAGAGCGTTTGTATACATCTCAACCGGGAATAAGTAAACAAATTCGCATGTTAGAAGATGAGCTAGGTATACAAATATTTTCTCGCAGTGGTAAGCATCTAACGCATGTGACACCTGCGGGTGAAGAAATTGTAAGGCTGTCTAGAGAAATCTTATCAAAAACAGAAGCTATTCGATCTGCTGCAGGTGAA
It includes:
- the sodC gene encoding superoxide dismutase family protein encodes the protein MKLMPLLLSGLLFTSVASAATLDVTLKEALPTGDGNDIGVVTITETDYGLLFTPKLTGLTPGIHGFHIHANGSCEPDMKDGKPVPALKAGGHLDPEKVGVHLGPYNKDGHLGDLPGLVVNDKGVADYAVLAPKLTKLEQVKDKAIMVHVGGDNYSDDPAALGGGGARMACGVIK